DNA from Streptomyces luteogriseus:
TGCCGTGTCGACGGCGCAGCGCCGGGCCGCAGGGGCGATCGAGTCCCGGATCGACCCAAGAGTCGGACCATGTGCCATGTCTACACTGCCCGGCCCCGGGAGGCGAGGGGCATCACCCATGGTGGCAGGGGGTCCTCACCGTTTCGTCACGTCTGCGGGCGTGCGCGGGGTCCCTGCCCACCGAAAAGGTACGGCAGCCGCAGGCGCCCAGCGAGCGGGCCGGGGTCACTACGGGCCCGGCGGCGGGCTTCAACGGCTCGCGCCCACCCGGCGGGCCCGACGAGGGGGGCATCACTTGCCCGGCGACCGTCTCGACGGCCTCAGGCGCCCAGCGAGCGGGCCAGTTCGGTCGTGGCCCGGGCGATCTCGCCGTCCTCGTCGGCCATCAGCCGGCCGAGCTCGTCGCGCCGGGCCCGCACCGCCTGGCGCGCCGCACGCTCCCACACCACCGGATTCTCCCGGTGGTTGAGCAGCTTCGGGTAGACGGCTGCGGTGCTCTCCCACTGCCGGGCGTCGGCGATGTTCTTGAGCAACCGGATGATCTGGGCCCGGCAGGTGACCTGCGGCAGCTTCGCCAGCTCCCACAGGAACGGAACCGTGGCGGCGGTCGCCTGTTCGACGACGAAACCGAACTGGCAGATCCGTTTCCGCAGGTCGTCGAGGGCGGAGCGGGCGGTGTCGGCATCCCCCCTGGCGATGCCGTCGAGCAGGAGGGGAATGGCCGCCGCCGAGCCGGTGGAGTCCTGGATGTCGCCCCACGGCACGCGGTCCAGTGCCGTGAGCGGCGTCTTCCGGGCCACCCCGGTCGGGGCGTCGGGGCGCTGGGGGCGCTCGCTGCTCGGGTGTTCCGTCGAAGCGCTGCGCATGGCGAGGGGCCTTTCCGCGGCAGTCGTGTCAGATGGGGGGACAGGGTGTGGCCGGCCGGGTCGACAACCTGGCCCAGACCGTCTTGCCCACGGGGGGAGTGGGGGCCCAGCCCCACTCCTCGGACAGGGCGTCGACGATGCAGAGCCCCCGGCCGTGCTCGTCCAGCGAGGTGCCGGCCGGCGCGTACACGGGCGGGTCGTCGTCGGTGTCGGCGACGCTGACCAGCAGGTGGGTGGGGTCCAGGAGGAAGGCGAGGCGGATCTCCGGCACACCCGGGGATCTTCGCGCCCCGTGCGTCGCGGCGTTGGCGGCCAGCTCGGTGATGACGAGGGTCACGTCGTCGCAGCAGTGGTCGAGGGACCAGCCGTGCAGGGTGTCTCGAGTGAAGGACCGGGCTCGTGCGAAACCTTCCCGTCCGCACTCGAGACGCAGGGCGGCCGAGGCGGACAGGTCACCCGAGAACTGCGGCAGGGTCTTCGGCACCGAGGGCGGACTCCCGTACGACGGGACCGTGTGCGGGCCGGCCGGCACGGAGTGGTCCGTCCCGAGAGCGCCTGCGTGTGCCGCAGCCCCACTCGGCGGCCGGAGCACGTGCTGCGCAGGTGATGACACGGCATCTCCCCGATGCGACGTCAGGACGCGGCGCCAGCCCGGGGGTTGACGCCGCAGCTATTATCCACGCTGAAGGCGCTCGCGTGCAATTGCACGAGAAATTGCGTGAGAATCAAGCCGTTGTGGGTACGCAAGCCGGGACGAGAGCGGTCGAAAGGCTGCGGCCGCCTCCGGTGAACGGCCGGGCACGCCGTGCGCGGCGGGGACGAGAACAGCAAGGAGACTGCGGTGCCACCAGTGCAGAACGGAGTGCAGGCAAGCTCGTTGGAAGCCTGCTGGATGAAGAGCCGGCACAGCAACGCCGAGGGCAACTGCGTCGAAGTCGCCCCGCTCGTCGACGGCGGGATCGCGATGCGCAACTCCCGCGACCCCGACGGACCCGCCCTCGTCTACACGTCGGCGGAGGTCGCCGCCTTCCTGGCCGGTGCGAAGGACGGCGAGTTCGACCATCTGCTGTGAGGACGCGGTGGCGTCACGCCGGCGCCGCGATGCCCCCGGGTCGAAGCGGAGCCCAACTCCCCACTTCTGCGGGGGTGCTGCGGGCGGATGCGTGAAGGCCCGGTGAAGTGCGATAGTGTAAATCGCCCTTGTGCCGGTCTGCTGGGAGTCAGGATGTCCGCCGCGTCGCATCGCATCTCCCGCCTGGAACCCTACCTGGACAGGCCCGAGCCCGCGCCGACTCTGCTGAAGATGCTGGTCGGCGTACAGCTCGCCGGTTTCCGCGAGGACGCCCGGCTCGCCCAGGACCAGGCGGCGCGCGCTGTCGGGTTCAGCGCCGCGAAGTTGTCCCGCATCGAGTCGGGCAAGGGCCGCCGCCCGCCGACGGAGAACGACGTCCGCGCGTTGCTGGAGCTGTACGGCACCGATGACTACGAGGCCTCCGTGCTGCTCAAGCTGCTGCACCGGGCCGGGGAGCCGGGCTGGTGGCAGCGGTACGACAAGCGGCTGATGCCCGAGTGGTTCGACCGGCTGGTCGGCCTGCAGGAGGCCGCAGCCACCATCCGTACCTTCGAGATCCAGTACGTGCCCGGCCTGTTGCAGACACCCGCCTACACCAGGGCCGTGGTGGAGCGCGGCCTGCCGAACGCGCCGGCCGGTGAGGTGGAGCGGCGAGTCGAACTGCGCAGGCACCGTGCCCGGTTGTTGTCGCGGGACGACGCCCCGCAGCTGTGGGCGATCATCGACGAGTCCGTGCTGCTGCGCGTCCTCGGAAGTCCCGAGGTGATGCGGGAGCAACTCGCGCACCTCGTCGAGATGGCCCAGCGTTCCAACGTGACGTTGCAGATCGTGCCGTTGAGCGTCACCAACGCCTCGGCACCGGCCATTCCGATCACGTATCTGCGCTTCGGCGGGCTCGATCTTCCCGATGTGGTCTACCTGGAGCACATCAAGAGCGCGAACTTCCTCGAGGACCGCGACGAGACCGAGGAGTACCGGATCGCGCTGGACCGGCTCGCGGACGAGGCGCTCAAGCCCCGTGACTCGCTCGAGCTGCTGCGGCAGACGATGGAGCAGCGCTACCCGTGACGCACTGATGCCTCGCGCGGGACGACGAGCGTCCCACGCGAGGCATCGCTCTGGTCACTTCTCCAGGGGGATGCGGCCCACGCCGCCGAACTCGATCCACTCGTGGGTGAGCTGACGGGGTGCCACCTCGGTGTCCGGGCGCCAGGTGGACACCTCCACGAGCCCCGGTTCCAGGATCTCCAGGCCCTCGAAGTACGTCTCCACGTCCTTCGGTTCGCGCACGCGGCCCCAGTTGCCCTGGGTCGCCTGGTCCATGAAGTTCGTGACGAACGCGCGGACCTCCGGGTCCTCGCTGACCAGCTGGCACATCACCATGAAGCTGCCGGGCGCGAGTCGTTCCCGCACGCGGCGGGCCACCGCGAGCGGTCCGTCCGTGTCGCTGTCCGGGACGCAGTGGAAGACCGAGTTGAAGAGCACGCAGACCGGCTGGGAGAAGTCGATCAGCCGTTTGGTGTCGGCATGGCCGAAGATCTGGTCGGTCTCACGCATGTCCGCGTGGATGACCGTCGTCCGCTCGTCCTGCTCCAGCAGCGCACGACCGTGCACCAGCACCATCGGGTCGTTGTCGACGTAGACCACGTGGGTCGTGGGGTCGATGCGCTGCGCGACCTGGTGCACGTTGTCCTGCGTCGGCAGGCCGGATCCGTGGTCCAGGTACTGACGGATGCCGTACTCCTCGGAGAGGGTCTTCACGACCCGCTGGAGGAAGCGCCGGTTGTTGAGGGCCAGGCGGCGTGTGCTGGGGACGACCTTGTCGAGTTCCTCGCAGGCGGCGCGGTCGGCCGCGTAGTTGTCCTTGCCGCCCAGGTAGTGGTCGTACATGCGCGCTGCCGTCGGCACGTTCGCGTCGATCTCGGTGGACAGCTGCTTCTCGGAGTGCATCGTTCCCCCTGCAAGGTGCCGCGCCAACGGACTGGCTGGACAGGAAGTACATCCTAGGGAGCGGGAGTTGGGCGGTGCCAGCCCGTCGGCGAAGGTCCCCACGATCGAACGACAAGATGATCGCCGCGCCCGCCGCCTATGTGCCATGCGTCACCGTTCATGCGCTTTGTGTCATATGTGGTCGCGTGGGTACCCATGGCCCAAGGTGTTGTCTTCTGTGGGAGGTGCGGCCGTGGACACCTCGGCAGACCGGATCGCGGACGTCTGGGGCTCGCGTACGCCGTACGAGCCCGGCACGCCCTGGCCGTCCCGGACCGACACGCACCTCGCGGCGGGGCTCGGCGAGCAGGACGTGGAGCGGTGGGTGCAGGCCGCCTCCCTGCTGCACTCCAACGGCGACGCGATGGACATCGCGGTGCGCGAGGGCCGCATGGTGGGGGTGCGGGGCCGGGCCGCCGACCGGGTGAACCGCGGGCGCCTGGGACCCAAGGACCTGTACGGCTGGCAGGCCAACGCCTCCCCGGACCGGCTCACCCGGCCCCTCGTCCGCGAGGACGGCCGGCTGGTGGAGTGCGACTGGGACACGGCCATGGACCGGATCACGAGCCGGACAAGACGGCTGCTGGACGACAAGGGCCCGGGCTCGATCGGCTTCCACACCAGCGGTCAGCTGTTCCTCGAGGAGTACTACACCCTGGCCGTACTCGCCCGTGCCGGCCTCGGCACCAACCACCTGGACGGCAACACCCGGCTGTGCACGGCGACGGCCGCCGAGGCCCTGAAGGAGACGTTCGGCTGCGACGGACAGCCCGGCTCCTACGAGGACATCGACCACGCCGACACCGTCGCCCTGTTCGGGCACAACATGGCCGAGACGCAGACGGTCCTGTGGATGCGCCTGCTGGACCGCATGGAGGGCGCCGACCCGCCCAGGCTGGTGTGCGTGGACCCGCGCCACACCCCGGTCGCCCGGCGGGCCGATGTGCACCTGGCGCCGCGCGCGGGCACGAACGTCGCGCTGCTCAACGCACTGCTGCACGAGATCATCCGCACCGGCCGCGTCGACCGGGCCTACCTCGACGCGCACACCGTCGGCTTCGACGAACTCGCGGCCATCGTGGCGGAGTGCACACCCGGATGGGCGGCCGGTATCTGCGACGTGCCGACCGCGCAGATCGAGCGGGCGGCGGAGATCCTCGGCGGCGCCGAGCGGCTGCTGTCCACCGTCCTCCAGGGCGTCTACCAGTCCCACCAGGCCACCGCGGCCGCCGTCCAGGTCAACAACCTGCACCTGATCCGCGGCATGCTGGGCCGCCCCGGCTGCGGACTGCTCCAGATGAACGGCCAGCCCAGCGCCGAGAACACCCGCGAGTGCGGAGCGGACGGCGACCTGCCGGGCTTCCGCAACTGGCAGAACGAGGAGCACGTGGCCGAACTGGCCGCCGTGTGGAACGTGACGCCGCAGACCATTGCGCACTACGCCCCGCCCACCCACGCGATGCAGATCTTCCGGTACGCCGAGCAGGGCTCGATCGGCATGCTGTGGATTACCGGCACCAACCCGGCCGTGTCCCTGCCCGAGCTGTCCCGCGTCCGCTCGATCCTCGCCCAGGAACACCTGTTTGTGATCGTCCAGGACCTGTTCCTCACCGAGACCGCCCAACTCGCCGACGTGGTGCTGCCCGCCGCGACCTGGGGTGAGAAGACGGGCACGCTCACCAACGCCGACCGCACCGTGCACCTCGCGGAGAAGGCCGTCGACCCGCCCGGAGAGGCCCGCCCCGACCTGGACATCCTCCTCGACTTCGCCGCCCGGATGGACTTCCGCGACAAGGACGGCGGGCCGCTGATCACCTGGCACGACCCCGAGTCGGCGTTCGCCGCGTGGCAGCGGTGCAGCGCGGGCCGCCCCTGCGACTACTCCGGCCTCAGCTACGACCGGCTGCGCGGCGGCAGCGGCATCCAGTGGCCCTGCACCGACGAGGCCCCCGACGGTACCGCGCGCCTCTACACCGACGGGATCGATTTCGCCCACCCCGACGTCTGCGAGAGCTACGGCCGGGACCTGGTGACCGGCGCGAGTGTGGAGCCAGTCGAGTATTGGGCCCTCAACCCGGACGGCAAGGCGGTTCTCAAGGCCGCCGAGTACCTGCCGCCCCACGAGGACACCTCCTCCGACCACCCCCTCCAGCTCATCACCGGCCGCACGGTGTACCACTTCCACACCCGGACGAAGACCGCCCGCGCCCCCGAGCTGAACGCCGCCGCGCCGGACGTCTGGGCGGAGATGTCGCCTGCCGAGGCCTCGGCCCAAGGCCTCGCCGACGGCGATCTGGTGCAGATCACGACCCCGCGCGGGGCGGTCCGGGCCCGGCTGCGCACCACCGCGATCCGCGACGGCATGGTGTTCCTGCCCTTCCACTACGGCTACTGGGACACCCCGGCGGGCCACCACCCGCCGGACGACCGCCCGGGCCGCGCCGCCAACGAGACCACCGTCACCGACTGGGACCCCGCCTCCAAGCAGCCCCTGTTCAAGACCGGCGCGGCGCGCGTCACCCTCGTGAGCCGGCGCCCGACCGACACCGCGGCGCGGACCGACACGACGGGGAGCGGATCATGAGCGGCATCGGCATCACCCTGCGACTCCTGCACGACGGCGAACGCGACCTGGAGCAGGACCTGCTGGCCGCCGCCGCACGACACCGCACCGACCACGAGTTCCACCATGTCGCTCTCGACGTCGCCCGCTGGTCCCGCGAACACGCCACCCGCCTCGCCGACGCGGGCCGCGACCACGGCCTCGCCCTGTCCGGCCCGCGCGACCACCCGTCGCCCGGAGGCCTCGCCGCGCTCCGGGCGAAGGCCTCCGAGGCCCTCGGCCGGCGCCCCGAGAACGGACTGCTCCTGCTGCACGACCTGCGGGACCTGCATCTGGCGGCCGCGCGCAACTCGCTCCACTGGGAGATGCTCGCCCAAGCGGCGCAGGCCACCCGGGACGAGCGGCTCCTGACGCTGACCGGCGGCTGCCACCCGCAGACCCTCCGCCAGCTCCGCTGGACCAACACCATGGTCAAGATCCTGGCGCCGCAGCTCCTGACCAGCGTCTGACCGGGCCGGTCACCTCCGCTGGGCGGCGATCAGGGACCGGTACCAGTGGTAGCTGTCCTTGGGCGTCCGCCGCTGCGTGGCGTAGTCGACGTGGACGATCCCGAAGCGCTTGTCGTAGCCGAAGGCCCACTCGAAGTTGTCCAGGAGCGACCACACGTAGTAGCCGCGCACGTCCACCCCGGCGTCCATCGCGGCCCGCAGCGCGGTGAGATGGTCGCGCAGGTAGGCGACCCGGTCATGGTCGTGGACGGCCCCGTCGGGACTCGTCTCGTCGTCCTCCGCGGAGCCGTTCTCGGTGATGTGGACGGGCGGCAGGACATCGCCGTACTGCTCCTTGAGCTCCACGAGCAGGTCGGTGAAGGTGTGGGGCGCGACGGCCCAGCCCATGGCGGTGCGCCGCACGTCGGGCATGGGCACCTCCTCGTAGCGGTTGTCCGTCGCGACGCGCCGCGCCGGGTCGCTCTCGCGGTGGGGGGCGTCGGCCACGACGATCGGCCGGTAGTAGTTGATGCCGAGGAAGTCGAGCGGCTGGGAGATCAGTTCCAGGTCGCCGTCCCGGCGGAAGTTCTGAGCGGTGATCAACGCGCCCCAGGTGTCCTCCTCGGTGGCCGGGTAGCGGCCCCTGAGGATCGGCTCGGCCCACACGTGGTTGTGCAGGGTGTCGGCCCGGGTCACGGCCGCTTCGTCGGCGGGGGAGCGGGTCGCGGGGAGGTGGTGGTCGAGGTTGAGGGTGATCCCCGCCTCGCGCACTCCGGCCGCTCTCAGTGCCTGTACGGCCAGTCCGTGCCCGACCAGCAGGTGGTGGGCGGCGGCCAGCGCGCCGTGGCCCTCGCGGGCGCCGGGGGCGTGCCGGCCGACGGAGTAGCCCAGGAAGGCACTGCACCACGGCTCGTTGAGGGTGATCCAGCGCGGCACCCGGCCGCCCAGGTGCTCCGCGACGACGGCCGCGTACTCGCCGAACCGCTCCGCGGTCGCCCGCACCCGCCAGCCGCCGTCGTCCTCCAGGGCCTGCGGAAGATCCCAGTGGTAGAGCGTGACGGCGGGCTCGATCCCCGCCGCGAGGAGCTCGTCGGCCAACCGCGAGTAGAAGTCCAGCCCCTTGGCGTTCACCGGGCCGGACCCGTCCGGCACGATCCGCGGCCAGGCGATCGAGAACCGGTAGGAGCCCACGCCCAGCTCCCGCAGCAGGGCCACGTCCTGCGGATACCGGTGGTAGTGGTCACAGGCGACATCACCGGTGTCCCCGTTCGCCACCAGCCCGGGGGTGTGGCTGTAGGTGTCCCAGATGGACGGCCCACGTCCGTCCTCCTGCACAGCGCCCTCGATCTGGTAGGAGGCGGTCGCGGCCCCGAACACGAAGCCGGGAGGAAAACTGGGGAAGTCAGTCATGCCTTCAACCATGCCCGGTGGCGGTCATGGGGAGCCCGCGTTGATCGAGAGCGGCGCGCGGGAAGCTGAGGCCGGCGCCCTTGACCGCCGCACGGACCGCTGATCTGGAAAAATGAGAATTGCACGGAAGTCGAGGGAGTGTCCGTAACCGCTATTCTCACGGATCCGGCCGATTTCCCAGGAGAGAATCATGGGCGACTATTACGATCTCGGCTCGCACAGCCGTCCCGTCACCACGTCCTCCGCCGATGCTCAACTCTGGTTCGATCGCGGCCTGATCTGGACGTATGCCTTCCATCACGAGGAAGCGGTCGCCTGCTTCGAAAAGGCGGCCGAGGCCGATCCT
Protein-coding regions in this window:
- a CDS encoding ATP-binding protein, with translation MPKTLPQFSGDLSASAALRLECGREGFARARSFTRDTLHGWSLDHCCDDVTLVITELAANAATHGARRSPGVPEIRLAFLLDPTHLLVSVADTDDDPPVYAPAGTSLDEHGRGLCIVDALSEEWGWAPTPPVGKTVWARLSTRPATPCPPI
- a CDS encoding DUF397 domain-containing protein, producing the protein MPPVQNGVQASSLEACWMKSRHSNAEGNCVEVAPLVDGGIAMRNSRDPDGPALVYTSAEVAAFLAGAKDGEFDHLL
- a CDS encoding helix-turn-helix domain-containing protein, which produces MSAASHRISRLEPYLDRPEPAPTLLKMLVGVQLAGFREDARLAQDQAARAVGFSAAKLSRIESGKGRRPPTENDVRALLELYGTDDYEASVLLKLLHRAGEPGWWQRYDKRLMPEWFDRLVGLQEAAATIRTFEIQYVPGLLQTPAYTRAVVERGLPNAPAGEVERRVELRRHRARLLSRDDAPQLWAIIDESVLLRVLGSPEVMREQLAHLVEMAQRSNVTLQIVPLSVTNASAPAIPITYLRFGGLDLPDVVYLEHIKSANFLEDRDETEEYRIALDRLADEALKPRDSLELLRQTMEQRYP
- a CDS encoding SAM-dependent methyltransferase → MHSEKQLSTEIDANVPTAARMYDHYLGGKDNYAADRAACEELDKVVPSTRRLALNNRRFLQRVVKTLSEEYGIRQYLDHGSGLPTQDNVHQVAQRIDPTTHVVYVDNDPMVLVHGRALLEQDERTTVIHADMRETDQIFGHADTKRLIDFSQPVCVLFNSVFHCVPDSDTDGPLAVARRVRERLAPGSFMVMCQLVSEDPEVRAFVTNFMDQATQGNWGRVREPKDVETYFEGLEILEPGLVEVSTWRPDTEVAPRQLTHEWIEFGGVGRIPLEK
- a CDS encoding molybdopterin oxidoreductase family protein, which translates into the protein MDTSADRIADVWGSRTPYEPGTPWPSRTDTHLAAGLGEQDVERWVQAASLLHSNGDAMDIAVREGRMVGVRGRAADRVNRGRLGPKDLYGWQANASPDRLTRPLVREDGRLVECDWDTAMDRITSRTRRLLDDKGPGSIGFHTSGQLFLEEYYTLAVLARAGLGTNHLDGNTRLCTATAAEALKETFGCDGQPGSYEDIDHADTVALFGHNMAETQTVLWMRLLDRMEGADPPRLVCVDPRHTPVARRADVHLAPRAGTNVALLNALLHEIIRTGRVDRAYLDAHTVGFDELAAIVAECTPGWAAGICDVPTAQIERAAEILGGAERLLSTVLQGVYQSHQATAAAVQVNNLHLIRGMLGRPGCGLLQMNGQPSAENTRECGADGDLPGFRNWQNEEHVAELAAVWNVTPQTIAHYAPPTHAMQIFRYAEQGSIGMLWITGTNPAVSLPELSRVRSILAQEHLFVIVQDLFLTETAQLADVVLPAATWGEKTGTLTNADRTVHLAEKAVDPPGEARPDLDILLDFAARMDFRDKDGGPLITWHDPESAFAAWQRCSAGRPCDYSGLSYDRLRGGSGIQWPCTDEAPDGTARLYTDGIDFAHPDVCESYGRDLVTGASVEPVEYWALNPDGKAVLKAAEYLPPHEDTSSDHPLQLITGRTVYHFHTRTKTARAPELNAAAPDVWAEMSPAEASAQGLADGDLVQITTPRGAVRARLRTTAIRDGMVFLPFHYGYWDTPAGHHPPDDRPGRAANETTVTDWDPASKQPLFKTGAARVTLVSRRPTDTAARTDTTGSGS
- a CDS encoding GH1 family beta-glucosidase produces the protein MTDFPSFPPGFVFGAATASYQIEGAVQEDGRGPSIWDTYSHTPGLVANGDTGDVACDHYHRYPQDVALLRELGVGSYRFSIAWPRIVPDGSGPVNAKGLDFYSRLADELLAAGIEPAVTLYHWDLPQALEDDGGWRVRATAERFGEYAAVVAEHLGGRVPRWITLNEPWCSAFLGYSVGRHAPGAREGHGALAAAHHLLVGHGLAVQALRAAGVREAGITLNLDHHLPATRSPADEAAVTRADTLHNHVWAEPILRGRYPATEEDTWGALITAQNFRRDGDLELISQPLDFLGINYYRPIVVADAPHRESDPARRVATDNRYEEVPMPDVRRTAMGWAVAPHTFTDLLVELKEQYGDVLPPVHITENGSAEDDETSPDGAVHDHDRVAYLRDHLTALRAAMDAGVDVRGYYVWSLLDNFEWAFGYDKRFGIVHVDYATQRRTPKDSYHWYRSLIAAQRR